The following coding sequences are from one Halictus rubicundus isolate RS-2024b chromosome 11, iyHalRubi1_principal, whole genome shotgun sequence window:
- the Eif3c gene encoding eukaryotic translation initiation factor 3 subunit C: MSRFFATGSDSETESASEEEQITRGPTAAFTFSDEEEETKRVVRSTKEKRYEEIANLIKLIRNYKKIKDMSSMLSSFEDLMRAYQKALPVIAKEEAGQTPRFYVRCLVEMEDFINEVWEDREGRKNMSKNNSKSLTSLRQKLRKYNKDFEDDIVKFRENPDQDDDEEEEKPEEVVESEEEDDSAVAFKKAVSEASEPDISKFKKSATDGEDVSESESDWGSTSDSESTSSEDDGQYQNIRERFIKNRAADKDEEEDKTKRKEQRKERKDKERKKRKDEDDGEGEWETVKGGVAIPSEKPKMFAKDAEINVAAVLKKLSEIIAARGKKRTDRREQIELLHELQSIADAHNLGSAVAVKIKFSIVSSIFDYNPKVSDAMKPEYWSKILERITEMLDMLLSTKDMIIAENVSEDAEEFETVPYKIHGCVLTLVERLDEEFTKLLKECDPHSNQYVERLKDEKQVSMVIDKVQEYLERQKTVSELCRVYLRKIEHLYYKFDPNVLKQKEGELGSDVVTSVQVMEKLCKYVYAHDGTDRLRTRAILSHIYHHALHDNWFQARDLILMSHLQETIQHSDPATQILYNRTIAHLGLCAFRHANIKDAHNCLVDLMVTGKVKELLAQGLLPQRQHERSKEQEKIEKQRQMPFHMHINLELLECVYLVSAMLIEIPYMAAHEFDARRRMISKTFYQQLRSSERQSLVGPPESMREHVVAAAKAMRNGNWSACNNFIINEKMNAKVWDLFYQADKVRDMLTRLIKEEALRTYLFTYSHVYDSISMPKLAEMFQLKRPVVHSIISKMIINEELMASLDDPTETVVMHRSEPSRLQSLALQLTDKVNNFVDSNERIFEMKQGNFFSRGNQGNFRDRQNYNRQGQDWGRQRRDRDRDRNREENRNY; the protein is encoded by the exons ATGAGTCGTTTTTTCGCAACTGGCTCAGACTCTGAGACTGAAAGTGCATCAGAGGAGGAGCAAATAACAAGGGGACCAACTGCAGCTTTCACT TTCagcgatgaagaagaagaaacaaaaCGCGTCGTCCGTTCGACGAAGGAGAAGAGATATGAAGAAATTGCAAATCTCATTAAGCTCATACGAAATTATAAAAAGATTAAAGACATGAGCAGCATGCTGTCCA GTTTCGAGGATTTGATGCGTGCTTATCAAAAGGCGTTGCCAGTGATCGCGAAAGAGGAAGCTGGTCAAACGCCACGGTTTTATGTTAGGTGTTTGGTAGAAATGGAAGATTTTATCAACGAAGTGTGGGAGGATCGCGAAGGCCGTAAAAATATGTCGAAAAATAACTCAAAGTCTTTGACTTCGTTACGTCAGAAGCTTCGTAAATATAACAAAGACTTTGAAGACGATATAGTCAAGTTCAGAGAGAATCCGGATcaagacgacgacgaagaagaagagaaac CCGAAGAAGTTGTAGAATCCGAAGAGGAGGACGACAGCGCTGTAGCTTTCAAGAAAGCTGTTTCTGAAGCGAGTGAACCAGACATATCGAAGTTCAAA AAAAGCGCGACCGATGGTGAAGACGTTAGTGAAAGCGAATCCGATTGGGGCAGCACCTCGGACAGTGAAAGCACGAGCAGCGAAGACGACGGACAATATCAGAATATTCGCGAACGATTCATCAAAAA TAGGGCAGCCGAtaaggacgaagaagaagacaaGACGAAGCGGAAAGAGCAGCGAAAAGAACGTAAAgacaaagaaagaaaaaagaggaaGGACGAGGACGATGGAGAGGGCGAATGGGAAACTGTGAAAGGCGGTGTGGCCATCCCGTCCGAAAAGCCAAAAATGTTCGCCAAGGATGCCGAGATCAACGTGGCTGCTGTTTTGAAGAAGTTGTCGGAGATCATTGCAGCTCGCGGTAAAAAGCGCACGGACAGACGGGAACAAATAGAGCTCCTGCACGAATTGCAATCGATCGCCGATGCTCACAATCTTGGATCAGCGGTGGCTGTAAAGATCAAGTTCTCGatcgtatcttctattttcGATTACAATCCGAAAGTGTCGGATGCGATGAAGCCCGAATACTGGTCCAAGATCTTGGAGCGTATAACAGAGATGCTCGACATGCTGCTGAGCACTAAGGACATGATAATCGCTGAGAACGTGTCCGAGGATGCGGAGGAGTTCGAAACCGTTCCGTATAAAATACACGGATGCGTGTTAACGTTAGTGGAACGTTTAGACGAAGAGTTCACGAAACTGCTGAAGGAATGCGATCCGCATAGCAATCAGTACGTGGAACGATTGAAAGACGAGAAACAAGTGTCCATGGTAATCGACAAGGTTCAAGAGTATTTGGAGAGGCAAAAAACCGTGTCCGAACTTTGCCGCGTGTATCTACGTAAAATCGAGCATTTGTATTACAAATTCGATCCGAACGTCCTTAAACAGAAAGAG GGAGAACTCGGGTCAGACGTTGTAACGTCTGTTCAAGTAATGGAAAAGCTGTGTAAATACGTTTACGCTCACGATGGAACGGACAGGCTCAGGACTCGCGCGATCCTCTCTCATATTTATCATCATGCGCTTCACGACAATTGGTTCCAAGCACGCGACCTAATTTTAATGTCCCATTTACAGGAAACTATTCAGCATTCCGATCCAGCTACACAG ATTTTGTACAACAGAACTATAGCTCATTTGGGGTTGTGCGCATTCCGTCACGCGAATATTAAAGACGCGCATAATTGCCTGGTCGACTTGATGGTGACGGGAAAGGTGAAAGAACTGTTGGCGCAAGGTCTCCTTCCTCAGAGGCAACACGAGCGTAGCAAGGAACAAGAGAAGATCGAGAAACAGAGGCAAATGCCGTTCCACATGCACATCAACTTGGAGCTTTTGGAATGCGTTTATCTAGTTTCCGCGATGCTCATTGAAATCCCGTACATGGCTGCCCACGAGTTCGACGCGAGAAGGAGGATGATCTCGAAAACTTTTTACCAACAGTTGAGATCGAGCGAACGTCAATCGTTGGTCGGTCCTCCGGAATCGATGAGAGAGCACGTCGTCGCCGCGGCAAAAGCGATGCGCAACGGAAATTGGTCGGCATGCAATAATTTTATAATCAACGAGAAGATGAATGCGAAAGTTTGGGATCTATTTTATCAGGCGGACAAAGTCCGGGACATGCTTACAAGATTGATCAAAGAGGAAGCTTTGAGAACGTATTTGTTTACGTACTCGCACGTCTACGATTCCATCTCTATGCCGAAACTGGCGGAGATGTTCCAATTGAAGCGACCGGTTGTTCATTCCATTATCAGTAAAATGATTATCAACGAGGAGCTGATGGCGTCGCTGGATGACCCTACAGAGACCGTTGTCATGCATCGCAGCGAACCGAGCCGACTTCAGTCTCTAGCTTTGCAACTCACCGATAAAGTGAACAACTTTGTCGACTCCAACGAACGTATCTTCGAAATGAAGCAAG GCAACTTTTTCTCAAGAGGAAATCAAGGAAACTTCCGCGATAGGCAAAATTACAACCGGCAGGGTCAGGATTGGGGTCGTCAGAGACGCGATCGTGACAGGGATCGTAATCGCGAAGAAaatcgaaattattaa
- the Vps33b gene encoding vacuolar protein sorting 33B, with protein MDITLDDRLNVLQQISQQRLVEILDAIPGIKDLVIEQKLMKTLDSFIGVSVFKRYGVDKIYKMEQLDGFKLSNSQRVFLVSSDLISCKKVLDQIQSEILPNVKQHIQPCHHMLVTPFVPAVLNTIIEEEGLSELMTVQSLSWEFIRLDGNVLSLETFMFTELYYHKDTALLPALARSLWSLQLILGSPKLTVSLGKHSIQTLRIIDSMKQCLGTSNVSNEIGALILMDRTYDSVTPLLTPVTYASLLHEVVEINTGVGTLGNSQTKLDPNKDQIYGEVRDKLCSDVFPILHGKAKSLKSEQDAIKTMKLSEMERYVAIRLQKTKDMTRQLAFHISACQLIADTLGSDFQTIQRIEKSTIECKDRKECLSYIERYIDDHPLRTLRLLCLLSIASDGLTQNELSSVQKLHLHAHGYKYIPLFYKLQSVGLLRCRPENLLHKLPNWTSEWNNSAQRMKLLPSYFKQTEQKGRACPSYVFNNAYVPVIAQALNAVVSQENGSRNLDELSSLPNCVVSGQHGTLHPKTVVICVIGGITYAEISACRRIEKSSGIRLVLTSDSIVTGNKILEKIQDI; from the exons ATGGATATCACGCTGGACGATAGATTGAACGTATTGCAGCAGATCAGCCAACAAAGGCTCGTCGAGATATTGGACGCGATTCCTGGGATCAAAGACCTAGTGATCGAACAGAAACTTATGAAAACTTTGGACAGTTTCATTGGAGTTTCTGTGTTCAA GCGCTATGGAGTGGATAAAATCTATAAAATGGAGCAATTGGATGGTTTCAAGCTATCCAACTCTCAACGCGTCTTTCTGGTCTCGAGCGATTTAATCTCTTGCAAAAAAGTATTGGATCAAATTCAGTCAGAAATTTTACCAAATGTCAAACAGCATATACAACCGTGTCATCATATGTTGGTCACTCCGTTTGTGCCAGCTGTTCTTAACACTATTATCGAGGAAGAGG GCTTGTCGGAGCTGATGACCGTACAATCACTGTCCTGGGAATTCATAAGATTAGATGGCAACGTTTTATCTCTAGAAACTTTCATGTTTACCGAACTTTATTATCACAAAGATACTGCTTTGTTACCGGCATTGGCACGTAGCCTGTGGTCGCTACAGCTAATACTCGGCTCTCCCAAACTCACAGTTTCGTTAGGCAAACACAGCATACAGACGCTCAGGATTATAGATTCTATGAAACAATGTTTAGGTACGTCGAACGTGTCGAACGAAATTGGAGCTTTAATTCTGATGGACAGAACTTACGATTCAGTCACGCCGCTTCTAACACCTGTAACGTACGCTAGCTTATTACACGAAGTCGTCGAAATAAACACCGGCGTAGGAACCTTGGGCAACTCCCAAACCAAATTGGATCCGAACAAGGACCAAATTTACGGAGAAGTAAGAGACAAACTATGCAGCGACGTTTTCCCCATCTTACATGGAAAAGCTAAATCTctaaaat CCGAACAAGACGCTATAAAAACGATGAAATTGTCTGAAATGGAGCGATACGTAGCGATAAGATTGCAGAAGACCAAGGACATGACAAGACAATTAGCTTTTCATATTTCTGCCTGTCAACTTATTGCCGACACGCTAGGATCCGACTTTCAGACTATACAGAGAATAGAAAAGTCCACAATAGAATGCAAAGATAGAAAAGAATGTTTAAGTTACATTGAAAGATATATCG aCGATCATCCGCTGAGGACTTTACGTTTGTTGTGTTTATTGTCTATCGCGAGCGACGGTCTCACGCAAAATGAGTTATCCTCCGTTCAGAAACTGCACCTTCACGCGCACGGTTACAAGTATATCCCGTTATTTTACAAATTGCAAAGCGTAGGTTTGCTGAGATGCAGGCCCGAAAATCTTCTGCATAAATTACCGAATTGGACCAGCGAATGGAATAACAGCGCTCAGAGGATGAAACTTTTGCCTAGCTACTTTAAACAGACCGAGCAAAAAGGACGCGCGTGTCCTAGTTACGTGTTCAATAACGCATACGTACCTGTGATC GCTCAAGCGTTGAACGCTGTCGTAAGTCAGGAAAACGGTTCTCGGAATCTCGATGAACTATCTAGTTTACCGAATTGCGTTGTAAGCGGACAACATGGTACATTACACCCGAAAACAGTGGTAATCTGCGTAATAGGCGGTATCACTTATGCTGAAATATCTGCTTGCAGACGTATAGAAAAATCTTCAGGAATCCGACTTGTTCTTACATCCGATAGTATTGTAACAGGTAATAAAATCCTCGAAAAGATACAAGATATCTAA